Proteins encoded in a region of the Ornithodoros turicata isolate Travis chromosome 3, ASM3712646v1, whole genome shotgun sequence genome:
- the LOC135388489 gene encoding uncharacterized protein LOC135388489, with product MVTCHLCPPADRQHYTTALGLQVHLANVHNLATPCIPFCETLCTLRNYTNRYELHLHDRDDDGQDVSTFFHENGRYLAGVLRHFGFPLRFYVLLKAELGRHTPEDEIIFVTQFIPSSVHTLWSERDVERAVIEVGTEVTNNLEKLEMQGSGFFLFRIHACILHVGRLAPQLIGCTDFELPNELKKKCRCLLSVDLHEDSEQNMCFAFCVLAGLHPAKGSYRRRASSYRSYLSQYVFPETFPVVFPKDVEMFEKQNDVSINVYGYDKDEKYVYPIKVVDDQCKKHVDLLLIDFHFVLITNFNALFTPPGYFHCKRCTMGFTTPGVLADHLLMCKQQKVSKTIFPKKGETLSFAGEHLMSEVPFYCVYDFESVLSPCSGGGNVYEEHIPSSFCLLVIRSCDSYVLKKHIYRGADCVSVFMELLHNLHDELYAMLHETVPLQMTPGDELEHSEATHCNICKEPFTKKQKVRDHDHVSGEFRQSLCQGCNLKLRIPRKVPIIAHNANYDLGFIVAHLHLLRKTDIRVIASSCQKFKAIDIGVFRFIDSLSFLNASLDTLTKNLCDKGESNFRCLRQFFAEEDYFRLVVRKGVFCYNYVTSFERYDEPCLPSRDQFFNQLNGSEVSEEDYRHAQNVFEKFQLKSLGEYSDLYLLTDALLLADVFQNFRIWALETHKIEPLHFVSLPGLSMSCALKMSRINLDLIHDPDAYLLIERGLRGGMTQCSTRMATANVPGTDQYDPEKPKTIIHYMDINGLYGTVMREPLPFGDFEWLSPEEVAGLDVTLVADYADVGYFLEVDLAYVQELHERHKDLPLAPEKMSVPYELLSDYQKDLMKKFNLPQHDIEPKLLLTLLDKKKYFLHYRSLKLYLQLGLRLEKIHRVLRFKQKPFLRSYVDFHHELRKQATNTFERNLYKCLINSVYGKTCMNVRKFVDCRLATSEEQVLRFLRKPNLKQFRALSSNVVLFQFAQSIVRMRQPLYLGFTILELSKVMMYDFYYNNLLRVAPDTRLLYMDTDSYIVMLSDEKALAELADTHLDTSGHSCDDSMYSTKNKMVLGKFKNEMPHDHILGFCCLKPKLYALDLHSKRRYNRAKGVKQCEAQKLHYSMYIDSLKLGEVYKVCQNLIVRKENINKSVCVTKVALNPLDTKRFICEDGIHTLPFGYASNGKM from the coding sequence atggtgACATGCCACCTTTGTCCTCCGGCCGATCGGCAGCACTACACAACAGCACTGGGACTTCAAGTTCATCTGGCTAACGTTCATAAccttgcaacaccctgtatcccattttgtgagacactctgtacgctccgcaactataccaaccgctatgagcttcatctacatgacagagacgacgacgggcaggatgtcagcacattctttcatgaaaacggacgctaccttgccggtgtacttcgacatttcggatttccgttacgcttttatgttttgctgaaggcggaactcggtcgacatacgcctgaggatgagatcatatttgtcactcaatttattccttcgagtgtgcatacgctgtggtcggaacgagacgtagaacgtgctgtcattgaagtaggcactgaagtcaccaacaatttagaaaagcttgaaatgcaagggtcgggatttttcttatttcgaattcacgcctgcattcttcatgtcggtcgtctcgcaccacagctcattggttgtaccgactttgaattgccaaacgaattgaaaaaaaagtgtcggtgtcttctgagtgtcgaccttcacgaggatagtgaacagaacatgtgtttcgcattttgcgtacttgccggtctacatcctgcaaagggttcttacagacgcagagcttcatcctacaggtcatacctgtctcaatatgtatttccagagacgtttcctgtagtgttcccgaaagatgtagaaatgtttgagaagcagaacgatgtgagcattaacgtgtacggttatgacaaagatgaaaaatatgtttacccgattaaggttgttgacgaccagtgcaagaagcatgtcgacctactgctgattgacttccattttgtactcattactaatttcaatgctttgttcacaccacctggttattttcactgcaaacggtgtacgatgggtttcaccaccccgggtgtactcgccgatcatctactaatgtgtaaacaacaaaaagtgtccaagactatttttccaaagaagggtgagacactgtcgtttgccggagagcatttgatgtcggaagttcccttctactgtgtatacgactttgagagtgtactatcaccgtgttcgggaggcgggaatgtctacgaggaacacatcccttcatccttctgtctcctcgtcatacgctcgtgcgattcgtatgtcttgaagaaacatatttaccgtggtgcagactgcgtttccgttttcatggaactattgcataatttgcatgatgagctgtatgcgatgttgcacgagactgtgcccttgcaaatgaccccaggagacgagctcgaacattctgaagccactcactgtaacatctgtaaagaaccattcactaagaagcagaaagtgcgagaccatgatcacgtaagtggagaatttcgccaatcattgtgtcagggatgtaatctgaaactgcggataccacggaaagtgcccatcattgcacataatgccaattatgacctcggattcatagtagctcatctgcacctgcttcggaagacagacatcagagtgatagcctccagttgtcaaaagtttaaggctatagacattggtgtgttccgcttcatagactcgttaagctttctcaatgctagtctcgacacattgacgaaaaatctatgtgacaaaggtgaatctaacttcaggtgtctgcgtcagtttttcgcagaggaggactacttcaggttggttgtacgtaaaggggttttctgttataactacgttacctcttttgaacgttacgacgagccctgtttgccatcacgtgaccagttctttaaccaactgaacggatcagaagtgagcgaggaagattaccgccatgcgcaaaatgtgtttgaaaaatttcaactgaagagcctgggcgagtactcggatttgtaccttctgacggacgcattgcttctggcagacgtgtttcaaaacttccgaatatgggcgttggagacacacaaaattgaaccacttcatttcgtgtcactcccgggactaagcatgtcttgcgcactaaaaatgagccggattaatctggatttaatccacgatcccgatgcctatctgttaattgaACGGGGCCTGCGTGGTGGTATGACCCAGTGTTCAACGCGAATGGCCACTGCAAATGTCCCAGGGACAGATCAGTACGATCCCGAAAAACCAAAGACCATAATTCATTACATGGACATAAATGGACTCTATGGCACAGTGATGCGTGAACCACTCCCATTCGGAGACTTTGAATGGCTGTCACCCGAAGAGGTTGCAGGTTTAGATGTAACCCTTGTTGCAGATTATGCAGACGTTGGTTATTTTTTAGAGGTAGACCTGGCCTACGTACAAGAGCTCCACGAACGACATAAAGATTTACCGCTCGCGCCCGAAAAAATGAGCGTCCCGTATGAGTTGCTTTCGGATTATCAGAAAGACCTGATGAAAAAATTTAACCTCCCACAGCATGATATAGAACCGAAATTACTCCTTACATTGCTTGACAAGAAGAAGTATTTTCTTCATTATCGCAGTCTAAAGTTGTACCTACAGTTGGGTCTTCGGCTCGAGAAAATTCACCGGGTGCTCAGGTTCAAACAAAAACCATTCCTGCGATCCTATGTTGACTTCCATCATGAactacgcaagcaggcaaccaataccttcgaacgtaacctgtacaagtgtttaattaactccgtatatgggaaaacatgtatgaatgtacgaaagttcgtcgactgtcgcttagcaacttccgaggagcaagtgttgagattcttgcgtaaaccgaacctcaaacaattcagggctctaagctctaacgtagtcttgtttcagttcgctcaatcgatagtccgtatgcgacagcctctgtacctggggttcactattctcgagctgtctaaagtcatgatgtatgacttttattataacaacttgcttcgggtagccccggacacaaggctcttgtatatggacacagattcttaTATCGTGATGCTGAGCGATGAGAAGGCCCTTGCGGAGCTCGCCGATACCCACCTTGATACATCTGGTCATTCTTGCGATGACTCGATgtattctacgaaaaacaagatggtgctaggaaaatttaagaacgaaatgccccacgaccacatcctagggttctgttgcctgaaaccaaagctctatgcactagacctccatagtaaaagacgatacaatcgtgctaagggggtgaaacaatgtgaagcccagaagttgcattattcaatgtacatagactctcttaagcttggtgaagtgtacaaagtttgtcagaacctcattgtgcgcaaggaaaatataaataaaagtgtatgtgttacgaaagtagctttaaatcccctagacacaaagcgtttcatttgtgaggatggtatccacacgttaccctttgggtacgcatccaatggaaagatgtag